One Mycolicibacterium goodii genomic region harbors:
- the phoU gene encoding phosphate signaling complex protein PhoU — MRTAFHEQLTALSAELGEMCGLAASAMERATQALLQADLLLAEEVLDTHELIALRDRHVEQTVFKLLALQQPVASELRMVVGSMHIAADLDRMGALASHVARISRLRHPDCAVPADVRASFAAMGAGAVKLARTAQEVLISRDPDTAARLRDEDDAVDAEHRHLFTLLMDHKWQDGVSCAVDVALLSRYYERFADHAVEIGKRVVFEATGGMPSHKKLALSTGQR, encoded by the coding sequence ATGCGGACTGCGTTCCATGAGCAGCTCACCGCCCTGAGCGCCGAGCTGGGAGAGATGTGCGGTCTGGCAGCGAGTGCGATGGAGCGCGCGACGCAGGCTCTCCTGCAAGCCGACCTGCTGCTGGCCGAAGAGGTTCTCGACACCCACGAACTCATCGCGCTGCGTGACAGGCATGTCGAGCAGACCGTCTTCAAACTGCTCGCGCTGCAACAGCCGGTGGCCAGTGAACTGCGCATGGTCGTCGGATCGATGCACATCGCAGCCGATCTGGACCGCATGGGTGCGCTCGCGTCACACGTCGCGCGTATCTCGAGGTTGCGGCATCCGGACTGCGCCGTGCCTGCCGACGTCCGCGCCAGCTTCGCCGCGATGGGTGCCGGCGCGGTCAAGCTCGCCAGGACCGCACAGGAGGTGTTGATCTCGCGGGACCCGGACACCGCCGCGAGGCTGCGCGACGAGGACGACGCGGTCGACGCCGAACACCGGCACCTGTTCACTCTTCTGATGGACCACAAGTGGCAGGACGGTGTGAGCTGTGCGGTCGACGTTGCGCTGCTCAGCCGCTATTACGAGCGGTTCGCCGACCATGCGGTCGAGATCGGTAAGCGCGTGGTGTTCGAGGCGACCGGCGGTATGCCGAGCCACAAGAAGCTCGCACTGAGCACCGGCCAGCGGTAA